One genomic window of Sphingobacterium oryzagri includes the following:
- a CDS encoding basic secretory protein-like protein produces MKKIWCSIALIGALHAAKAQDGWSRLDKDIQVAVAVDTLTEGKYSLVFIDKAAGFDQAVKQRLIDTFFETYPRLAKKYNKQATPKVVFVMDPDYDGIAAAGGGVIRFNPAWFKKNPGDIDIVTHEGMHLVQAYPGGAGPGWITEGIADYVRFVEGVDNAGAKWTLPELKPEHHYENAYRITARFFFWIETKVKKGTMVKLDKAMREKKYTETFWEQQTGKTLDALWDSYKTNPTI; encoded by the coding sequence ATGAAAAAAATATGGTGTTCTATAGCGTTGATCGGCGCATTACATGCTGCGAAAGCACAAGATGGATGGAGCCGACTGGACAAAGATATACAAGTCGCTGTTGCCGTTGATACGCTTACAGAAGGAAAATATAGTTTAGTATTTATCGACAAGGCCGCCGGTTTTGATCAAGCTGTGAAACAACGGTTGATTGACACCTTTTTTGAGACTTATCCACGATTGGCCAAAAAGTATAATAAACAGGCGACACCAAAAGTAGTTTTCGTCATGGATCCGGATTATGATGGTATCGCGGCAGCCGGCGGTGGCGTGATCCGTTTTAATCCAGCTTGGTTCAAGAAAAATCCGGGCGATATTGATATCGTTACGCATGAGGGCATGCATTTGGTACAAGCATATCCGGGCGGTGCTGGTCCGGGTTGGATCACCGAAGGAATTGCAGATTATGTGCGTTTTGTAGAAGGTGTAGACAATGCGGGCGCAAAATGGACGCTCCCGGAACTGAAGCCAGAGCACCATTATGAAAACGCTTATCGTATCACAGCGCGCTTTTTTTTCTGGATTGAAACCAAGGTGAAGAAAGGCACGATGGTGAAACTTGATAAGGCGATGCGCGAAAAGAAATACACGGAAACATTTTGGGAACAGCAAACCGGAAAAACGCTGGATGCGCTATGGGATAGCTATAAAACAAACCCAACTATTTAA
- a CDS encoding GH92 family glycosyl hydrolase, translating to MHTTVSIAQSQSNKKNNAVSQTTLTPVDYVNPLMGTDSKVSLSNGNTYPAVGLPWGMNMWTPQTGKNGDGWQYTYGSDKIRGIKQTHQPSPWMNDYGQFSLMPVAGHAEFDQEKRASWFSHKSEIAKPYYYGVYLADHDVMAEVTPTERASMFRFTYGGADSAFVVLDAFDRGSEVQVIPEKNMLIGYSSRYSRGKLPNFKNYFIIVFDKPIDTYQILEEGKPVSGSKSTGKHAGAIIGFKKAAGKQIVQAKVASSFISAEQAALNLQELQQDSFEQIKAKGRDKWNEVLGKIEIEGATDEQYRTFYSTLYRTVFFPNKLYEINKEGKIVHYSPYTGEVLPGYMFAGTGFWDTFRALYPLLNLLYPSINKEMQEGLLNCYKEGGFLPEWSSPGFADIMVGNNSASVVAEAYLKGLRGYDIETLYKALQHGANNEGPMTAVGRKGVAYYNDLGYVPYDVGINENAARTLEYAYDDFAIYRLAKALGKSKEEIKLYADRSQNYKKLFDPETKLMRGKNKDGKFQSPFNPLKWGDAFTEGNSWHYSWSVFHDVQGLIDLMGGKTEFVTMLDSVFNQAPLFDDSYYGGVIHEIREMQIANMGQYAHGNQPIQHMIYLYNYAGEPWKAQYWAREVLNRMYKPTPDGYCGDEDNGQTSAWYVFSSLGFYPVCPAMDEYVMGAPLFKKATIHLENGKTFTIESPENSADNRYIKQAKLNNKAFEQNWIGHQTIQKGGTLAIDMDSKPNERRGANKEAVPYSFTLDNNKY from the coding sequence ATGCATACCACGGTCAGCATAGCGCAAAGCCAATCTAACAAAAAAAACAATGCTGTATCACAAACAACGCTTACGCCGGTAGATTACGTTAATCCGCTGATGGGAACCGATTCTAAGGTTTCGTTATCTAACGGAAATACCTATCCTGCTGTAGGACTGCCCTGGGGGATGAACATGTGGACGCCGCAAACCGGTAAAAATGGTGACGGCTGGCAATACACTTACGGTTCTGATAAAATCCGTGGAATAAAACAAACCCATCAACCTTCGCCATGGATGAACGATTACGGTCAGTTTTCTTTAATGCCTGTTGCCGGACATGCCGAGTTTGACCAGGAAAAACGAGCCAGTTGGTTTTCGCATAAGTCAGAAATTGCTAAGCCGTATTACTATGGTGTTTACCTAGCCGATCATGATGTGATGGCTGAAGTAACACCTACAGAACGCGCTTCGATGTTTCGTTTTACATATGGTGGCGCAGACAGTGCTTTTGTGGTGCTTGACGCATTTGATCGAGGATCAGAAGTGCAGGTTATTCCTGAGAAAAATATGCTGATTGGCTACTCCAGCAGATATAGCCGCGGCAAATTGCCAAACTTTAAAAACTATTTTATCATTGTTTTCGACAAGCCGATTGATACGTATCAGATTTTAGAAGAAGGTAAGCCTGTGTCAGGTAGTAAATCGACAGGCAAACACGCCGGTGCTATTATCGGATTTAAAAAAGCTGCCGGTAAGCAAATCGTGCAGGCAAAAGTAGCATCCTCTTTTATAAGCGCGGAGCAGGCTGCCTTAAATTTACAAGAACTTCAACAAGATTCTTTCGAGCAGATTAAGGCAAAAGGTCGCGATAAATGGAATGAAGTGCTTGGGAAAATTGAGATTGAAGGCGCTACGGATGAGCAATACCGCACCTTTTACAGTACTTTGTATCGGACCGTCTTTTTCCCAAACAAATTATACGAAATCAATAAAGAAGGCAAAATTGTACACTACAGTCCGTATACAGGCGAAGTATTGCCCGGCTATATGTTTGCAGGAACAGGCTTTTGGGATACGTTTAGAGCCTTGTATCCGCTGTTGAATCTATTATATCCTTCCATCAACAAAGAAATGCAGGAAGGACTTTTAAATTGCTACAAGGAGGGCGGCTTTTTGCCCGAGTGGAGCAGTCCTGGCTTTGCCGATATTATGGTTGGAAACAATTCGGCATCCGTCGTTGCCGAAGCTTATCTGAAAGGTTTGCGTGGTTACGATATCGAAACATTGTACAAAGCCTTGCAGCATGGCGCCAATAATGAAGGGCCGATGACCGCTGTCGGAAGGAAAGGCGTAGCCTACTACAACGATTTGGGCTATGTTCCGTATGATGTGGGCATCAACGAAAATGCGGCACGTACACTAGAGTACGCCTACGATGATTTTGCCATTTACCGATTAGCCAAAGCATTAGGAAAGTCGAAAGAAGAAATTAAACTGTACGCAGATAGGTCACAGAACTACAAGAAGTTATTTGATCCGGAGACCAAGTTGATGCGCGGCAAAAACAAAGATGGCAAGTTCCAGTCTCCATTCAATCCATTAAAATGGGGCGATGCATTTACCGAAGGAAATAGCTGGCATTATTCCTGGTCAGTTTTTCATGATGTACAAGGTCTAATTGATCTGATGGGTGGCAAAACGGAATTCGTCACGATGCTGGATTCTGTATTTAACCAGGCACCACTATTTGATGACAGTTATTACGGTGGCGTGATTCACGAAATTCGTGAAATGCAAATTGCGAACATGGGGCAGTATGCGCATGGCAATCAGCCTATACAACACATGATTTATCTGTATAATTATGCGGGCGAACCTTGGAAAGCGCAGTACTGGGCACGTGAGGTATTAAACAGAATGTATAAGCCAACGCCAGACGGTTATTGCGGCGACGAAGATAATGGACAAACATCGGCCTGGTACGTTTTTTCTTCTCTGGGTTTCTACCCGGTATGCCCGGCGATGGATGAGTATGTGATGGGCGCGCCATTGTTTAAAAAAGCAACTATTCATTTAGAAAATGGGAAAACCTTCACAATTGAATCCCCAGAAAATTCGGCTGATAACCGTTACATCAAACAGGCTAAATTAAACAACAAGGCGTTTGAGCAAAACTGGATCGGTCATCAAACCATACAAAAAGGGGGCACACTAGCGATTGATATGGATAGCAAACCGAATGAGCGTAGAGGAGCGAACAAAGAAGCAGTTCCCTATTCTTTTACGTTAGATAACAATAAATATTAA
- a CDS encoding GH92 family glycosyl hydrolase yields MIKLNKILLLLALPIATLAQKKELVQYVSPIIGTAKMGHTFPGATVPFGAVQLSPDTDTIPYAVNGRYNGEVYQYCAGYQYKDPTIVGFSHTHFSGTGHSDLGDISVMPTVGAVQLNPGTADQPESGYRSRYEHSKETAEANYYKVFLEDPKVLAEMTTSSRVGFHRYTFPKSDAAHLILDLKSGIYNYDEKNVWTVVRVLNDTLITGYMQSHGWARTRTVYFAISFSKPFKNYGARQSDKNQPYKGFWRKFDQTNNFPDLAGKQIKMHFDFATEEAEQIQLKVALSPVSMRNALENMRAEIPGWDFDHVKEKGQQLWEAELQKIKVDMLRDEDYVNFYTAMYHAALMPTVYMDVNGEYKGLDQEVHKADGFVNYTSFSLWDTFRAFHPYMNLINPARNADMVSSMMAHYDQSALKMLPIWSHYANDNWCMSGYHAVSVVADAIIKGVYKGDAKAALAACVQTANARKYEGIGSYIDLGYVTDEVSGTSVSNTLEYAYDDWCIAQLAKHLGDDATYQTFAKRAQNWENLFDDRIGFMRPKDAKGNFRTKFDLLETHGQGFIEGNTWNYSLYVPHDPEGLMKRMGGSKRLNVYLDSLFTMHLPDKFFANTEDITREGIIGNYVHGNEPAHHVVYLYNLAGSAWKGQDRVRMILKNQYHNGHDGLGGNDDCGQMSAWYVFSSLGFYPVSPGSDEYWIGSPAVKQATIALAGGNTFEIQAVNQSAANVYVKEIRLNGKKLTGYRLKHQDIIAGGKLQFVMSNKPNKSSE; encoded by the coding sequence ATGATAAAACTGAATAAAATCTTGCTGTTATTGGCGCTCCCAATAGCGACTTTAGCACAAAAAAAAGAACTTGTACAGTATGTTTCGCCAATTATCGGAACAGCGAAAATGGGGCATACATTTCCTGGTGCAACCGTGCCTTTTGGCGCTGTACAGCTAAGTCCTGATACGGATACTATTCCGTATGCGGTAAACGGCCGGTATAACGGTGAAGTGTATCAATATTGTGCTGGCTATCAGTATAAAGACCCTACAATTGTTGGCTTTAGTCACACGCATTTTAGTGGCACGGGGCATTCCGATTTAGGCGATATATCGGTGATGCCCACTGTAGGCGCGGTACAGCTCAATCCGGGTACGGCAGATCAGCCGGAAAGCGGTTACCGCTCGCGCTACGAGCATAGCAAGGAAACTGCCGAGGCAAACTATTACAAGGTTTTTCTGGAAGATCCAAAAGTTTTGGCAGAAATGACCACATCTAGTCGTGTGGGGTTTCATCGCTACACGTTTCCTAAATCAGATGCAGCACACCTGATATTAGACTTAAAATCGGGTATTTATAATTATGACGAGAAAAATGTGTGGACAGTTGTACGGGTACTCAACGACACCTTGATTACTGGCTACATGCAGAGCCATGGATGGGCCCGAACACGCACCGTGTATTTCGCGATCAGTTTTTCAAAACCGTTTAAGAACTACGGTGCGAGACAATCCGATAAAAATCAACCGTACAAAGGCTTTTGGCGCAAGTTTGATCAAACAAACAATTTTCCAGACTTAGCAGGGAAGCAAATCAAGATGCATTTTGATTTTGCGACAGAAGAAGCCGAGCAAATTCAGCTCAAAGTGGCTTTAAGTCCGGTAAGCATGCGCAATGCGCTGGAAAATATGCGCGCAGAAATCCCTGGTTGGGATTTTGACCACGTCAAAGAAAAAGGCCAACAGCTTTGGGAGGCAGAATTGCAAAAGATTAAAGTCGATATGCTGCGTGATGAAGATTATGTAAACTTTTACACCGCGATGTATCATGCGGCATTGATGCCGACCGTTTACATGGACGTCAACGGTGAATATAAAGGATTGGATCAGGAAGTGCACAAGGCTGATGGATTCGTCAACTACACCTCATTCTCGCTTTGGGATACGTTTCGCGCGTTTCACCCGTATATGAACTTAATCAATCCAGCACGGAATGCCGATATGGTATCGTCGATGATGGCGCATTACGATCAAAGCGCGTTAAAGATGTTGCCTATTTGGTCGCATTATGCGAATGATAATTGGTGTATGAGCGGATATCACGCGGTGTCTGTCGTGGCTGACGCTATTATCAAAGGCGTTTATAAAGGTGATGCCAAAGCTGCCCTGGCTGCTTGCGTGCAGACCGCCAATGCACGAAAATATGAAGGTATCGGGTCGTATATCGACCTTGGTTACGTGACCGACGAGGTATCGGGCACATCGGTTTCTAATACGTTGGAATACGCGTATGACGATTGGTGTATCGCGCAGCTAGCAAAACATCTGGGCGACGACGCGACCTACCAAACATTTGCTAAACGGGCGCAAAATTGGGAAAACCTGTTCGACGATCGCATTGGGTTTATGCGACCTAAAGATGCCAAAGGTAATTTTAGAACAAAGTTCGACCTATTAGAAACACACGGTCAAGGTTTTATCGAAGGTAACACCTGGAATTACAGTTTGTATGTGCCACACGATCCAGAAGGCTTAATGAAGCGTATGGGCGGCAGCAAACGATTGAATGTGTATTTGGATTCGCTATTCACCATGCATTTACCGGATAAGTTTTTTGCCAATACCGAGGATATCACACGTGAAGGTATCATCGGTAATTACGTGCATGGTAACGAACCTGCTCACCACGTTGTTTATTTGTATAACCTAGCCGGCAGCGCGTGGAAAGGACAAGATCGCGTGCGTATGATTTTGAAAAATCAATATCATAATGGTCACGACGGACTTGGTGGAAATGATGATTGCGGACAAATGAGTGCGTGGTATGTATTCAGTTCGCTCGGATTTTATCCGGTTAGTCCAGGATCCGACGAATACTGGATTGGAAGTCCTGCCGTGAAGCAAGCGACGATCGCGCTGGCTGGTGGCAACACATTCGAGATACAGGCGGTCAACCAATCGGCGGCTAATGTATATGTGAAGGAGATTCGCCTAAATGGCAAAAAATTAACTGGTTACCGTTTAAAACATCAGGATATTATAGCGGGAGGGAAATTGCAGTTTGTGATGAGTAACAAGCCAAATAAAAGCAGCGAATAA
- a CDS encoding sensor histidine kinase, translating to MNKKHIPISIISFSVLFVVQYLLIYNTFELRNNQYQVFERKTLDSAYRHLLLNDKLFLGGQEIIDSLIKPHYPIFLAASEEGPDAFHRVSASFCDTLIASLRAKSNMDSIFRTLIRENALDSNLTYSLIVTDFEITFDGRNYRPVLAGNWLINREHPHILIDGDLEDINKQNLITGLTVSSPQGNSYKIAFSLHADDINSRFYKILRQMAPTLLLSALAIAMVIGIYYLTYRNWVRQKKMTEMTSDFLNSITHEFHTPITTIIVANRSIENLDRAALEEKIKEFTAIIARQSSRLQKLIKQALNITELNQYNVEKERFALLPLLSESVNDYRLALDQNIVMELINDLHTPDQEIYVNKFLFTTAIYNIFDNAIKYNQNAQKSITVRLLQTADNLGIQISDNGIGLNEEHFQRVFQKFYRGKESNNRPGLGLGLFYVKKVAEAHGWKLTVSSNKETGTTFSIWLL from the coding sequence ATGAATAAAAAACATATTCCGATATCCATTATTAGCTTTTCCGTACTGTTTGTTGTACAATACCTGCTTATTTACAACACTTTCGAACTGCGAAACAATCAATACCAGGTGTTTGAACGTAAAACACTCGATAGCGCCTATCGCCATTTACTTTTAAACGATAAGCTTTTCCTCGGCGGGCAAGAGATCATTGATTCACTGATTAAGCCGCACTACCCCATTTTCCTGGCCGCCAGTGAAGAGGGCCCTGACGCTTTCCATCGCGTTTCGGCTAGCTTCTGTGATACATTGATCGCCTCTTTACGCGCTAAAAGTAATATGGACAGCATCTTTCGCACACTCATCCGTGAGAATGCCCTTGATAGCAACCTCACTTACAGCTTGATTGTTACGGATTTCGAAATTACATTTGACGGCAGAAATTACCGTCCTGTTCTGGCGGGCAATTGGTTAATTAATCGAGAACATCCGCATATCCTGATTGATGGCGATCTTGAAGACATCAATAAGCAAAACCTGATTACTGGCCTTACCGTGAGCAGCCCGCAAGGAAACTCCTACAAAATTGCTTTCTCGCTACATGCTGACGATATAAACTCGCGCTTTTACAAAATATTACGCCAAATGGCGCCGACATTGCTGCTTTCCGCGTTGGCCATCGCGATGGTGATTGGTATTTATTACCTCACCTACCGCAATTGGGTGCGCCAGAAAAAAATGACAGAAATGACATCCGATTTTCTGAACAGCATAACGCATGAATTTCATACGCCCATCACCACGATTATCGTGGCCAATCGTAGCATCGAAAATTTAGACAGAGCTGCGCTGGAAGAAAAAATCAAGGAATTTACGGCAATCATTGCCCGGCAGTCGTCGCGTCTGCAAAAATTGATCAAACAGGCTTTAAATATCACCGAGCTAAATCAATACAATGTAGAAAAAGAACGATTTGCGCTATTGCCCTTGCTATCCGAGTCTGTAAACGATTACCGATTGGCGCTGGATCAAAACATCGTCATGGAGTTAATAAACGACCTCCACACGCCTGACCAAGAAATTTATGTAAACAAATTTTTGTTCACGACGGCCATATACAATATTTTTGATAATGCGATAAAATACAACCAAAATGCGCAAAAAAGCATTACCGTTCGTTTGCTGCAAACGGCTGATAACTTAGGCATACAGATTAGCGACAACGGGATTGGTTTAAATGAAGAACATTTTCAACGCGTTTTTCAAAAATTTTATCGCGGTAAAGAGTCCAATAATCGTCCGGGGCTGGGCTTGGGCCTTTTTTATGTGAAAAAAGTGGCAGAAGCACACGGTTGGAAATTAACCGTATCAAGTAATAAGGAAACCGGCACCACATTTAGTATTTGGTTGCTGTAG
- a CDS encoding ABC transporter permease produces MNKILLIIQREYLSRVKKKSFLLTTFLVPLFFIGMYVGIFYLTKKSFEDKHAIVHIIDQEGTLAPLLKSNKNLTYTHGNVELQQEIEKLKNEEENTNLLIIPKDFYETRQVELLSSGKPNITTQAEVSDHLKEILRNAEYKRLGLNGESIKNINDNVHIAAKEVAENGDAKESHTEVAMGIAMALSVLVYLSLFLYGAQVMRGIIEEKTSRIVEVIISSVKPFQLMMGKIIGIGFVGLTQFLLWLVLTAGLTSIATTVIFNQEDLASQAATQSLQKENAMAAAQGFDFMNAMQSINVSELLICFFLFFLGGYFLYSALFAAVGSAVDSETEATQFTMPITMPLLLTYILSFGVLVNDPNGSIATWLSFIPFTSPIAMLVRVPFGVPTWQIIVSLLLLVAGFIFTTWVAGRVYRTGILMYGKKASFKELVKWFKYKS; encoded by the coding sequence ATGAACAAGATTTTATTAATTATACAACGTGAGTATTTAAGCCGAGTAAAGAAAAAATCATTCTTACTAACCACGTTTTTAGTACCCTTATTTTTTATTGGAATGTACGTTGGTATATTCTATCTAACAAAAAAGAGCTTTGAAGACAAGCATGCTATTGTACATATCATCGATCAGGAAGGAACGTTAGCGCCTTTGCTTAAAAGCAATAAAAACCTCACCTACACCCATGGCAATGTAGAATTGCAGCAAGAGATTGAAAAGTTGAAAAATGAAGAGGAAAACACCAACCTGCTGATTATTCCGAAGGATTTTTACGAGACGCGTCAAGTCGAATTGCTATCATCCGGAAAACCGAATATCACGACACAGGCTGAGGTTAGCGATCATCTCAAAGAGATTTTGCGTAATGCCGAGTATAAACGACTGGGATTAAATGGTGAGAGCATCAAAAACATCAACGATAACGTTCATATCGCGGCAAAAGAAGTGGCCGAAAATGGCGACGCCAAAGAAAGTCACACCGAAGTGGCCATGGGCATCGCGATGGCGCTATCTGTCTTGGTATATCTTTCTTTATTCCTTTACGGTGCGCAGGTCATGCGCGGCATTATTGAAGAGAAGACCAGTCGTATCGTGGAGGTGATTATCTCCTCGGTAAAGCCTTTTCAGCTGATGATGGGCAAAATTATCGGTATCGGCTTTGTCGGCTTAACGCAGTTTTTGTTGTGGCTAGTACTGACGGCTGGTTTGACGAGCATCGCGACTACCGTCATTTTCAATCAAGAAGACCTTGCCTCACAAGCCGCTACACAATCTTTACAAAAGGAAAATGCCATGGCTGCAGCACAGGGCTTTGATTTTATGAATGCGATGCAGTCTATCAACGTATCGGAACTATTGATTTGTTTTTTCCTTTTCTTCCTGGGTGGCTATTTTCTATACAGTGCACTATTTGCCGCTGTTGGGTCTGCCGTAGACAGTGAAACGGAAGCTACACAGTTTACGATGCCTATTACTATGCCTCTTTTACTGACTTATATTCTTTCATTTGGCGTGTTGGTCAATGATCCAAACGGAAGTATTGCGACCTGGCTTAGTTTTATCCCGTTTACTTCGCCCATCGCGATGCTGGTGCGTGTGCCATTTGGTGTGCCGACCTGGCAAATTATCGTCTCGTTGCTCCTGCTTGTGGCCGGCTTTATCTTCACGACCTGGGTAGCTGGGCGAGTGTACCGCACGGGTATATTGATGTACGGAAAGAAAGCAAGTTTCAAAGAACTCGTAAAATGGTTTAAATACAAGAGCTAA
- a CDS encoding SulP family inorganic anion transporter, translating into MRNFALFDFRQKVNYKNELLAGLTVAMTMIPESLSFAIFAGLSPLTGLYAAFIMGLVTAILGGRPGMVSGGAGATVVVLVALIHTHGVEYLFATVALAGGIQLLVGIFRLGKFVRLIPEPVMYGFLNGLAVIIFMSQLAQFKTMQNGQLVWLEGYALYSMLALVLLTVAIVYGVPKFTKAIPASLVAIIIVFAVVYIFGIDTKTVANIAHLKGSFPPFHIPQLPVNLETLRIIFPYALIMASVGLIESLLTLTIVDEVTDSRGNANRECIAQGVANVANGFFSGMGGCAMIAQTFVNLNAGSRARLSGIIGALTILGVILFASRLIEQIPMAALVGVMMVVAISTFKWSTFNIWNKMPKSDVFICVLVAAITIVLHNLALAVLVGVVIAALVFAWDNAKMIRARKAISADGVKYYYIHGPLFFGSASTFAQKFDFSRDPDAVVIDFSASRIVDMSALEAIKKVQDRYRALGKQITLTQVNDDGRRLIENAKGLLQVRYLDDEQ; encoded by the coding sequence ATGCGAAATTTTGCGCTTTTTGATTTCCGCCAAAAAGTAAATTATAAAAACGAGTTATTGGCCGGCCTTACGGTTGCCATGACGATGATTCCCGAATCACTATCGTTTGCCATCTTTGCAGGCCTGTCTCCATTGACGGGCCTTTATGCTGCTTTCATCATGGGGTTGGTTACCGCTATTTTGGGCGGGCGACCGGGCATGGTTTCTGGCGGCGCCGGCGCAACGGTCGTCGTGCTGGTCGCACTCATTCATACGCATGGTGTTGAATATCTTTTCGCTACGGTTGCCTTAGCAGGCGGTATTCAGCTGTTAGTGGGCATTTTTCGCTTAGGCAAATTTGTGCGATTAATCCCCGAGCCCGTGATGTATGGTTTTTTAAATGGCTTAGCTGTTATTATTTTTATGTCCCAGCTAGCGCAGTTTAAAACCATGCAAAACGGTCAACTTGTGTGGCTTGAAGGCTATGCGCTATACAGCATGTTAGCGCTCGTGCTGCTCACCGTAGCTATTGTTTACGGCGTTCCGAAATTCACCAAGGCAATTCCCGCTTCGTTGGTTGCCATTATCATCGTATTTGCTGTTGTATACATTTTCGGTATTGACACCAAGACTGTCGCCAATATTGCCCATCTTAAAGGGAGCTTCCCTCCTTTTCATATCCCACAACTTCCGGTCAATCTGGAAACGCTGCGCATTATCTTTCCATATGCTTTGATAATGGCGAGCGTAGGCTTGATAGAAAGTTTACTGACGCTTACCATCGTAGATGAAGTGACCGACAGCCGCGGAAATGCCAACCGGGAATGCATAGCGCAAGGTGTTGCCAATGTGGCGAATGGATTTTTCTCGGGCATGGGCGGTTGCGCCATGATTGCGCAAACATTTGTTAATCTCAACGCAGGCTCGCGCGCCCGTCTGAGTGGCATTATCGGTGCGTTAACCATACTCGGAGTTATCTTGTTTGCAAGTAGACTCATTGAGCAGATACCCATGGCAGCACTTGTCGGCGTAATGATGGTGGTGGCCATCAGCACGTTCAAATGGAGTACGTTTAACATCTGGAACAAAATGCCGAAAAGCGATGTTTTTATTTGTGTGTTGGTTGCAGCGATCACCATTGTGCTGCATAATCTGGCTCTGGCAGTACTCGTTGGCGTTGTGATAGCAGCACTGGTATTTGCCTGGGATAATGCCAAGATGATTAGAGCACGGAAAGCGATCTCGGCCGACGGCGTCAAATACTATTACATTCACGGCCCTTTGTTTTTTGGTTCGGCCAGCACCTTTGCGCAGAAATTTGATTTTTCGCGTGATCCTGACGCTGTTGTGATCGATTTTTCAGCAAGCCGTATCGTAGATATGTCGGCGTTGGAAGCCATCAAAAAAGTGCAAGACCGCTATCGTGCACTAGGCAAGCAGATCACACTGACGCAGGTAAACGACGACGGTCGCCGGCTTATTGAAAACGCAAAAGGACTTTTGCAGGTTCGTTATCTCGACGACGAGCAGTAA
- a CDS encoding ABC transporter ATP-binding protein, with protein sequence MLEIKNIVKQYSSHRALDDVSLHVPKGCIFGLLGPNGAGKTSLIRIINQITAPDAGQIIFDGEVLQPRHIERIGYLPEERGLYKKMKIGEQMLYLAQLKGLSKSEAKRKIQYWFEKLDMQSWWEKKVEDLSKGMQQKVQFVATVLHEPDLIILDEPFSGFDPVNAQIIQKEILELNQKGATIIYSTHRMESVEELCDYIALINKSKKILDGAVSTIKGSYRNQTYTIVYKEKEGVQLNINNPTLFEVVNQQMQDHELTMTVKIDNETSLNELLLFLIPQIEILQVREIVPSMHDIFIDKVTNATAQPLS encoded by the coding sequence ATGCTTGAAATTAAAAATATTGTGAAACAATATAGTTCGCACCGCGCGCTAGACGATGTTTCCCTGCACGTACCTAAAGGATGTATATTTGGTTTGCTAGGTCCTAACGGAGCCGGAAAAACTTCCTTGATTCGAATCATTAATCAGATTACCGCACCAGATGCCGGTCAAATTATCTTCGATGGCGAGGTATTGCAGCCACGACATATCGAACGTATTGGTTATTTACCCGAAGAGCGTGGTCTTTACAAAAAGATGAAGATAGGTGAACAGATGCTTTACCTGGCACAGCTTAAAGGACTAAGCAAGTCGGAAGCAAAACGCAAAATACAATATTGGTTTGAAAAACTGGATATGCAATCCTGGTGGGAAAAGAAAGTGGAAGATTTGAGCAAGGGCATGCAACAAAAAGTACAGTTTGTCGCGACGGTATTACACGAGCCCGACCTGATTATCTTAGATGAGCCGTTTTCTGGTTTCGACCCGGTGAATGCGCAGATCATCCAGAAGGAAATTCTGGAACTTAACCAAAAAGGCGCTACAATCATCTACTCTACACACCGTATGGAATCCGTGGAAGAGCTGTGCGATTACATTGCGTTAATTAATAAATCGAAAAAGATATTGGATGGCGCGGTATCAACCATTAAAGGGTCATACCGAAACCAAACGTATACCATTGTCTATAAGGAAAAAGAAGGTGTTCAGCTAAACATCAACAACCCTACGCTTTTCGAAGTGGTGAACCAACAAATGCAAGATCATGAACTGACGATGACGGTTAAAATTGACAATGAAACATCGCTAAACGAGCTTTTATTGTTCCTTATTCCGCAGATCGAGATTTTGCAAGTGCGGGAGATCGTTCCTTCGATGCACGATATTTTTATTGACAAAGTGACTAACGCAACTGCTCAGCCATTATCCTAA